One genomic window of Psychrobacillus sp. INOP01 includes the following:
- a CDS encoding EAL domain-containing protein → MENIFNINNESPVNNSYIEISGEYSGLIVVLSVVIAVVASYTALSLNNRARENSFFHKNFWLLLASICLGFGIWSMHFVGMGAFSLPVYMDYNNIITLVSIIPAMLASFIAFYLANLPRRNVWSYIFAGIAMGAGISSMHYIGMYAMEMDAVYTYDSLLFVASICIAIIVSVIAVYIFSTVQAYKENYIIQLLISLIMGLAISSMHYTGMAAMHFYIPKGYELDFEHIHMTEMYGLAIIVTVGMAMILGILLLSSLIDRYIQYRANYYDALTQLPNRRLFEKKLQSPKVLAVWHIHDLEYINREFNYAFGDDMIRALVHLFKSKAPSKIETYRIEGHRIALIARDVDSAKQLIDALKEIADVLRQPIRVRDQEVFSYGVCAISEADHSDNTSTIYTNVLAVLNYPSITYNHDIVYFDPNIHTYTFEREIAEDINRAMREDELFLVYQPKVRITFQNIAGLETLLRWDHPKYGVLSPAVFIPILEEYDRMINVTNWIIDKVCQQIANWKQDNISFKQVAINIPGDYVTSPLLLKVLTQKLNDYGLEPPQIELEITENSFVKNMEEAMRAVGAFRREGFSVALDDFGTGVSSLSYLKQMPISTLKIDKSFIDDVPISPKDSAIVQAIITLGESLDLNVVIEGVETKEQVNFLTNTSKDPIFQGYYFAKPMKPLDLIKWYQGTMI, encoded by the coding sequence GTGGAGAATATTTTCAATATTAATAACGAAAGTCCTGTAAATAATTCGTATATAGAAATAAGTGGCGAATACTCTGGGTTAATAGTAGTGCTTTCGGTCGTCATAGCAGTAGTGGCATCCTATACGGCCCTGTCATTGAATAACCGAGCAAGAGAAAATAGTTTTTTTCATAAGAATTTCTGGTTATTGCTTGCCTCTATCTGTTTAGGATTTGGTATATGGTCTATGCATTTTGTAGGGATGGGTGCTTTTTCGTTACCAGTATACATGGATTACAACAATATTATTACGTTAGTTTCAATTATTCCTGCTATGCTAGCATCATTTATAGCTTTCTATTTGGCGAACCTTCCAAGACGAAACGTTTGGTCATACATTTTCGCTGGGATTGCAATGGGGGCAGGAATTTCCTCCATGCACTATATAGGGATGTATGCGATGGAAATGGATGCTGTCTATACTTATGACAGCCTACTGTTTGTAGCATCTATTTGTATTGCAATTATTGTTTCTGTAATTGCAGTCTACATTTTTTCAACGGTCCAAGCGTATAAGGAAAATTATATAATTCAACTTTTAATATCCTTAATCATGGGATTGGCTATCTCTAGTATGCATTATACAGGCATGGCTGCTATGCACTTTTATATTCCAAAAGGGTATGAATTGGACTTTGAGCATATCCATATGACGGAAATGTATGGACTAGCAATTATTGTGACGGTGGGTATGGCAATGATTTTGGGAATATTATTACTATCTAGCTTGATAGACCGTTACATCCAGTACCGTGCAAATTATTATGATGCATTAACACAATTACCAAATCGCCGGTTGTTTGAGAAAAAACTTCAGTCGCCTAAGGTTTTAGCTGTTTGGCATATACATGACTTGGAATATATTAATAGAGAGTTCAATTATGCTTTCGGTGATGATATGATTCGCGCGTTAGTACATCTCTTCAAATCTAAGGCACCCTCAAAGATAGAGACTTATCGAATAGAAGGGCATCGTATTGCTCTAATAGCTAGGGATGTGGATAGTGCAAAACAATTAATAGATGCTTTGAAGGAAATAGCAGATGTTCTTCGTCAACCTATACGCGTTAGAGACCAAGAAGTTTTTTCGTATGGCGTATGTGCAATATCTGAAGCAGATCATTCTGATAATACTTCTACTATTTATACAAATGTACTTGCGGTACTAAACTACCCATCTATTACGTATAATCATGATATTGTTTACTTTGACCCCAATATACATACGTATACATTTGAACGTGAAATAGCAGAAGACATCAATAGAGCTATGAGAGAAGATGAATTATTTCTCGTTTACCAACCGAAAGTTCGCATAACCTTTCAAAACATTGCAGGTCTTGAGACATTATTAAGATGGGATCATCCGAAGTATGGTGTTCTTTCACCTGCTGTTTTTATTCCTATTTTAGAGGAATATGATCGTATGATTAATGTGACAAATTGGATAATCGACAAAGTGTGTCAACAAATAGCTAACTGGAAACAAGATAATATTTCATTTAAGCAAGTTGCTATCAATATTCCAGGGGATTATGTAACTTCACCGCTATTATTAAAGGTATTAACACAAAAACTGAATGATTATGGTCTGGAACCCCCGCAGATAGAATTAGAAATAACAGAGAATAGTTTTGTTAAAAATATGGAAGAAGCTATGAGAGCGGTAGGAGCGTTTAGACGAGAAGGTTTCTCTGTCGCATTGGACGACTTTGGCACTGGCGTATCATCACTTTCTTATTTAAAGCAAATGCCGATATCCACCTTAAAAATAGATAAATCTTTTATAGATGATGTACCGATATCACCTAAAGATTCAGCAATTGTTCAAGCTATTATTACATTAGGAGAATCATTAGACTTAAATGTGGTCATCGAAGGAGTAGAAACGAAGGAGCAAGTAAATTTCTTAACAAACACTAGTAAAGACCCTATTTTTCAAGGATATTATTTTGCAAAACCGATGAAGCCTCTTGACCTTATTAAGTGGTATCAAGGAACTATGATATAG
- a CDS encoding FUSC family protein: MKHKLTESVMDTLLLAIKQAFTVNKNPLPWLKAFTAGVCAGLPVLIGFLFGNLEYGLIAGIGGLTYLYVFNIPYALRAKKLLFAVIGLSFVMGLGTLLAPYTFLIAISVAIIGALVTFLFGALRITGPAAIFFVLTFLMATGMPVDPELAPIRAGLVFLGGAFSWIMGMSGWLNNPHGPERMAVKKVYLELADFIELVGSNPLNESKPKIIAALKTAGDLIQSGYIPWRVTEPYKRLYLLNEKANNIFLHIIEKMESSEQRLPIELSESIRSIGQSLDNSKSRIKILEDGITNDLTILHDLVKDAAIIASESMSVIQREIVIPKPSLRVVLDGAFDKNSVVFLNAFRYGFVLFVAAIIAQSFDFNRSYWVTLSCAAVLSGATIMATFHRAIQRSLGTIIGILTATLILYFQPEGYIIAIAIFFLTFLTELAIVLNYGIAALFITPNALLLAESTTKIHDISYFASARVIDVLIGSAIGLIGAFLMNRKSAASLLAHTMAKTIRSEQQFLLTLFSQGPSLVEPEHSKERIKMRTNLANLQIVYSTALGEIPRNNTKLDLLFPAIHSIDHLGYLLDSSAKYKSRPVLSDSDLSKILLVFETLAKSAEQERILSTKEMPNIIGFSKIQAEVHHLQNALQASGKN; encoded by the coding sequence TTGAAACATAAACTTACTGAGTCAGTAATGGATACGCTACTTTTAGCCATTAAACAAGCATTTACCGTGAATAAAAACCCACTTCCTTGGCTAAAAGCTTTTACTGCAGGAGTTTGTGCAGGTTTACCAGTCCTCATTGGATTCTTATTTGGAAACTTGGAATACGGTCTGATAGCAGGAATCGGTGGCTTGACCTATCTATATGTGTTTAATATCCCTTATGCTCTTAGAGCCAAAAAATTATTATTTGCTGTAATCGGACTATCATTTGTTATGGGACTAGGAACTTTACTTGCTCCCTATACCTTTTTGATTGCAATATCGGTCGCTATTATTGGGGCTCTTGTCACTTTCTTATTTGGAGCACTAAGAATCACTGGACCAGCTGCTATTTTCTTTGTCCTAACCTTTTTAATGGCTACTGGTATGCCAGTTGATCCTGAACTTGCTCCTATTCGAGCGGGACTTGTATTCTTAGGTGGAGCATTTTCATGGATTATGGGGATGAGTGGTTGGTTAAATAATCCTCATGGACCCGAAAGGATGGCCGTGAAAAAAGTGTATTTGGAGCTAGCTGACTTCATAGAGCTAGTTGGATCCAATCCATTAAATGAATCCAAACCAAAAATTATTGCTGCTTTAAAAACAGCAGGTGATTTAATACAGTCTGGTTATATTCCATGGCGGGTAACAGAACCCTATAAACGACTATATTTACTAAACGAAAAGGCGAATAACATCTTTCTACACATCATTGAGAAAATGGAATCAAGTGAACAGCGATTACCTATTGAGTTGAGTGAATCAATCCGCTCTATTGGCCAATCACTTGATAACTCAAAATCTAGAATAAAAATTCTAGAGGATGGAATTACAAATGATTTAACTATTTTACATGATTTAGTTAAAGATGCTGCTATTATTGCAAGTGAATCAATGTCTGTCATTCAACGAGAAATAGTTATTCCTAAGCCCTCTTTAAGAGTTGTATTAGATGGGGCATTTGATAAAAATTCTGTAGTATTTTTAAACGCTTTTCGATATGGATTTGTATTGTTTGTAGCCGCTATTATCGCGCAATCATTTGATTTTAACCGTTCTTATTGGGTTACACTATCGTGCGCAGCAGTCCTATCAGGTGCAACTATTATGGCAACCTTTCACCGTGCAATTCAGCGATCTTTAGGGACAATTATTGGAATATTAACTGCGACATTAATTCTATACTTTCAACCCGAAGGTTATATTATTGCAATTGCTATTTTCTTCCTAACATTTCTAACAGAGCTTGCCATAGTACTGAATTACGGAATTGCAGCTTTATTCATCACACCTAATGCTCTTCTGCTAGCTGAGAGTACTACTAAAATTCATGATATCTCCTATTTTGCTTCCGCTCGCGTGATTGATGTTCTAATAGGGAGTGCCATTGGGCTCATAGGGGCTTTTTTGATGAACCGAAAGAGTGCAGCTAGTCTACTTGCTCATACGATGGCTAAAACAATTCGTAGTGAACAGCAATTTTTACTTACTCTGTTCTCACAGGGACCATCATTAGTGGAGCCTGAGCATTCAAAAGAGCGTATAAAAATGCGAACAAACTTAGCTAATTTACAAATTGTATATTCTACAGCATTAGGGGAAATACCACGAAACAATACAAAGCTAGATTTGCTATTTCCAGCAATCCATTCAATTGACCACCTTGGATATTTACTAGATTCCTCTGCTAAATACAAAAGTCGCCCCGTACTATCTGATAGCGATTTATCTAAAATACTTCTCGTGTTTGAAACGTTGGCAAAATCAGCGGAGCAAGAGCGAATATTATCTACAAAAGAGATGCCCAACATCATTGGATTCTCTAAAATACAAGCAGAGGTGCATCATCTCCAGAATGCCCTTCAGGCAAGTGGGAAAAATTAA
- a CDS encoding DUF2971 domain-containing protein, with amino-acid sequence MSRYEIEQNLTNIDMKALIPLISKEFRKYFTKNIKALYHYTNLEGAQGIISDKTFWASHIKFMNDSKEYSHGLEVCESIVQKLIHELPVENPRRAYLEEVFTILEEQDTDIFVVSFCESGDLLSQWRGYSRSQHGISIGFDFSSLFDVSFHLSEENFFPRKVIYDHKLQERIIRRIINVSLISLELSEVKPQFSPKEVARTIGYFLPLFKHATFSEEKEWRIIVTNSKSMPYQHELKFRARDNIILPYIELETHNKVLQNDNRLPVNQIIIGPSGTNEFTARSINYYLKNVGYPTVPIKLSHIPYR; translated from the coding sequence GTGTCTAGATATGAGATAGAGCAAAACCTTACAAACATCGATATGAAGGCTCTTATTCCGTTAATAAGTAAGGAATTTAGAAAATACTTTACTAAAAATATTAAAGCGTTATATCACTATACAAACTTAGAAGGCGCACAAGGGATAATTAGCGATAAAACCTTTTGGGCTTCGCATATAAAGTTTATGAATGATTCTAAAGAATATAGTCATGGGCTAGAGGTCTGTGAAAGTATCGTACAGAAGCTCATTCATGAATTACCGGTAGAAAATCCTAGAAGAGCATACTTAGAAGAGGTTTTTACAATTCTAGAGGAGCAGGATACAGATATTTTTGTCGTGTCATTTTGCGAAAGTGGAGACCTACTAAGTCAGTGGAGAGGATATAGCAGAAGTCAGCATGGAATCTCAATTGGCTTTGACTTTTCATCCTTATTCGATGTTTCCTTTCATTTAAGTGAAGAAAACTTTTTTCCTCGAAAGGTGATATACGATCATAAGCTGCAAGAGAGAATTATTCGCAGAATTATAAACGTCTCGCTCATTAGCCTAGAGCTAAGCGAAGTAAAACCACAATTCTCGCCAAAGGAAGTGGCAAGAACGATTGGATACTTTCTTCCACTTTTTAAACATGCTACTTTTTCAGAGGAAAAGGAATGGCGAATTATTGTGACGAACTCCAAGAGTATGCCGTATCAGCATGAGCTCAAATTTCGTGCGCGAGATAATATTATTCTTCCATATATCGAGTTAGAAACACATAACAAAGTACTTCAAAATGACAATAGGCTTCCTGTCAATCAAATCATTATAGGCCCTTCTGGAACCAATGAATTCACAGCACGAAGTATTAATTATTATTTGAAAAATGTTGGATACCCAACTGTACCTATTAAACTTTCCCATATTCCTTATCGATAA
- a CDS encoding TetR/AcrR family transcriptional regulator — MKSKQEQRSEETKKLILESAANLFAKKGYDAVTIREIAKDAGCSHTAIYLYFKDKETLLYQLSLPSLNQLHQKLKATSQMDSLSSESKLKEISLEYISFCLKNRNMYDIFFNAKSSRVDEKPELEVNQLRFEIFELLKSIIGENLSISNDEQLLAFSRIYYYQLNGVLSTYSYQHEPHDVLMERLEPTFNLAIEILLLGSQEKLK, encoded by the coding sequence ATGAAAAGTAAACAAGAGCAACGCTCAGAGGAAACCAAAAAGTTGATATTGGAATCTGCGGCAAATTTATTTGCCAAAAAAGGATATGATGCAGTAACGATTCGAGAGATTGCAAAGGATGCGGGCTGTTCACATACGGCAATTTATCTATATTTTAAAGATAAGGAAACATTACTTTATCAACTTTCATTGCCATCCTTGAATCAATTACATCAAAAATTGAAGGCTACTTCACAGATGGATTCATTATCATCTGAAAGCAAGCTAAAAGAAATTAGCTTAGAGTATATTTCCTTTTGTTTAAAAAACCGCAATATGTATGATATTTTTTTCAACGCTAAATCCTCGAGAGTAGATGAAAAGCCGGAATTAGAGGTCAACCAACTTAGATTTGAAATCTTTGAACTATTGAAATCGATTATCGGGGAGAATCTCTCCATTTCAAATGATGAACAACTTTTAGCATTTTCTCGAATTTATTATTACCAATTGAATGGGGTATTGAGCACTTACTCCTATCAGCATGAACCGCACGATGTTCTAATGGAAAGATTGGAACCAACATTTAACCTAGCAATAGAAATTTTACTTTTAGGTTCTCAAGAAAAATTAAAGTAA
- a CDS encoding MBL fold metallo-hydrolase, with amino-acid sequence MQVKKISEHIWSLKMWVIIPIHVWIVVDEEGITLVDAGMPIMTKGIMNFMEQLNAGTLQRILLTHGHSDHVGAVKGILKKYKVPVYAHQIEIPYMEGEAVYPKRKKLENNLPKTLTRSLLEEDSQKLKQIGGLTPYFTPGHSPGHVVYYHEQDQVLLAGDLFTSKKGKLKQPMPAFTADMKQAVESANIISQLKPKQLEVCHGNTVFQPYDQLEEYIKTMERKLGGH; translated from the coding sequence ATGCAGGTGAAAAAGATTTCCGAGCATATATGGAGCTTGAAAATGTGGGTGATCATTCCAATCCATGTATGGATAGTAGTCGATGAGGAAGGAATTACATTAGTAGATGCAGGAATGCCAATAATGACAAAAGGAATCATGAACTTTATGGAACAACTAAATGCCGGTACTTTACAGAGAATACTCTTGACACATGGTCACTCCGATCATGTTGGGGCGGTAAAGGGAATTTTGAAAAAGTATAAAGTTCCAGTGTATGCTCATCAAATTGAAATCCCTTATATGGAGGGCGAAGCCGTTTATCCAAAACGAAAAAAGTTGGAGAATAATCTTCCAAAAACATTAACGAGATCACTATTAGAAGAAGACTCACAAAAATTAAAGCAAATCGGGGGACTTACCCCTTATTTCACACCAGGTCATTCTCCAGGTCATGTAGTCTATTACCATGAACAAGACCAAGTACTATTAGCTGGAGATCTGTTCACATCTAAAAAGGGAAAGCTCAAGCAACCTATGCCTGCTTTCACAGCAGATATGAAGCAAGCCGTAGAAAGTGCAAATATTATAAGCCAATTAAAACCAAAGCAGCTAGAAGTGTGTCATGGAAATACAGTGTTTCAACCTTACGATCAACTAGAGGAATACATAAAAACTATGGAGAGAAAGCTAGGGGGTCATTAG
- a CDS encoding sporulation protein, whose protein sequence is MSFFNKVLASIGVGGAKVDTKLEKSEFTAGEIMQGVVEVSGGNVEQQIDAIYLTLNTTYIRESNDRKYTDVAAIQKHKVTEPFTIGANEKKVIPFSLTLPEDAPVTYGSTRVWVSTGLDIKNSVDPTDKDYINVRPTRLATHILEAIEQLGFKIRKVECEKASYKLGSRYPFVQEFEFVPVSGSYRAKLDELEILFLSQSAQSAEILMQVDRRARGLGGLLAEAFEMDEKFIRLTINAQDIPIIKDKLKRAIGI, encoded by the coding sequence ATGTCATTTTTCAATAAAGTATTGGCAAGTATCGGAGTTGGCGGGGCTAAAGTAGACACTAAATTAGAAAAGTCAGAGTTTACTGCTGGAGAAATCATGCAAGGTGTAGTGGAGGTAAGTGGTGGAAACGTAGAACAACAGATTGATGCGATCTACTTAACGCTAAATACAACTTATATTCGTGAATCGAATGATCGAAAATACACGGATGTAGCGGCTATTCAAAAACATAAAGTTACTGAACCTTTTACAATTGGAGCAAATGAAAAGAAAGTAATCCCCTTTTCACTAACACTTCCTGAAGACGCACCAGTTACTTATGGAAGCACCCGTGTATGGGTTAGCACAGGACTAGATATCAAGAATAGTGTAGATCCTACAGACAAAGATTATATTAACGTACGACCAACGAGACTAGCGACACATATTTTAGAGGCAATTGAACAACTTGGATTTAAAATAAGAAAAGTTGAATGTGAGAAAGCCTCCTATAAATTAGGTAGTCGATATCCGTTTGTACAAGAATTTGAATTCGTTCCGGTTAGCGGTTCCTATAGAGCAAAACTAGATGAACTAGAAATCCTATTTCTGTCTCAGTCCGCTCAATCAGCTGAAATTTTAATGCAGGTTGACCGAAGAGCAAGAGGTCTCGGGGGACTGTTAGCAGAGGCATTTGAAATGGACGAGAAATTCATTCGATTAACGATCAATGCACAAGACATTCCAATTATTAAAGACAAACTAAAGAGAGCTATAGGGATCTAG
- a CDS encoding YrdB family protein codes for MLIFKYTVFGMFFAMELFTLGAFSYWGFHMNKGWFINTVFGIGTPLLVAIFWGTFIAPKATFPVTIPIRILLQIIVFALATTALITAGKGKLAIIFGFIVLTEMILMYSIEE; via the coding sequence TTGTTGATATTCAAATATACGGTATTTGGAATGTTTTTTGCTATGGAGCTATTTACGCTAGGTGCTTTTTCTTACTGGGGCTTTCACATGAACAAAGGATGGTTCATCAATACTGTATTTGGAATAGGAACACCCTTACTAGTTGCAATATTTTGGGGAACATTCATTGCTCCGAAAGCCACTTTTCCGGTGACAATTCCTATTCGAATACTACTTCAAATAATCGTATTTGCCCTTGCTACCACTGCACTAATTACGGCAGGAAAAGGTAAGTTGGCTATTATATTTGGTTTTATTGTTTTAACGGAAATGATTTTAATGTACTCCATAGAGGAATGA
- a CDS encoding D-glycerate dehydrogenase, with product MDKLYITRKLPEEIVEPLRKKFDVQMWHSESIAMTYDEIKTNAKEAHALWTMLSDNIDRALIESLPNVKVISNFGVGYNNIDVEAAKEHRIIVTNTPGVLTETTADLTIALLLATARRITEVEQEIRAGNWTSRSPMQYTGMDVFGATLGIVGMGRIGEAVARRAKGFDMNVLYHNRTRKPDAEETYGFTYAELDDLLKQSDFVILLTPLTPETKGLIGERELNLMKETAAIINVARGGIVDEQALYEALVSKKIWAAGLDVFEQEPVPMDHPLLTLPNVTVLPHIGSASIRTRLAMMQLNAKDIEAVLENREPQNRIV from the coding sequence TTGGACAAATTATACATTACACGTAAACTACCTGAGGAGATTGTAGAGCCCTTAAGAAAAAAATTCGATGTACAAATGTGGCATAGCGAAAGCATTGCTATGACATATGATGAAATAAAAACAAATGCCAAAGAAGCACATGCTTTATGGACGATGCTATCTGATAATATCGATCGTGCACTAATAGAAAGTCTTCCAAATGTAAAAGTAATAAGTAACTTTGGTGTTGGCTATAACAATATAGACGTAGAGGCTGCCAAGGAGCATAGAATCATTGTTACTAACACACCTGGTGTACTAACAGAGACAACAGCAGACTTAACAATTGCTTTGCTATTGGCGACAGCCCGTCGAATTACAGAGGTTGAACAAGAAATTCGTGCAGGTAATTGGACTTCCCGGTCACCGATGCAATATACAGGAATGGATGTATTCGGTGCTACGCTTGGAATTGTTGGAATGGGTCGCATAGGGGAAGCAGTTGCTAGGCGTGCGAAAGGCTTTGACATGAACGTGTTATATCACAATCGTACTAGAAAACCAGATGCAGAAGAAACATATGGTTTTACTTATGCTGAATTAGACGACTTATTAAAGCAATCTGATTTTGTCATTCTGTTAACTCCACTAACACCAGAAACAAAGGGACTTATAGGTGAACGTGAACTAAACCTTATGAAGGAAACAGCAGCAATTATTAATGTCGCACGAGGTGGCATTGTTGATGAACAAGCTCTTTATGAAGCACTAGTATCCAAAAAAATATGGGCTGCAGGACTTGATGTATTTGAACAGGAGCCTGTACCGATGGATCATCCTTTATTGACATTACCTAACGTAACTGTGTTACCCCATATCGGTAGTGCCAGTATAAGAACACGTTTAGCAATGATGCAATTAAATGCAAAAGATATAGAAGCAGTGTTAGAAAACAGAGAACCTCAAAATCGTATTGTATAA